One window of the Candidatus Kryptoniota bacterium genome contains the following:
- a CDS encoding T9SS type A sorting domain-containing protein — protein sequence MKTIFTALVLCAVALLAASPGQLFAQSDTIWVAASPAGNINDFIGGDTLADGSRAHANAIYALYRDSLYFYTATLESKGPLTIVAPDGAGAPPVIASAVLPDGSTVWTFLNSDKGNLTLKNLYLLGVGPNNQWLGWGSAVNINGDSSKVVVDGCVFDEWSDGAVDQNGSWDSFWFTNNYFINDIHSSSYFGGHDWESHGVPTDTIIMVNNTMFNDNSYSYCPTGYVRFNRFEHNTVCLNMVNPQNDFFGTNEIVSNNIFYSTLMIGQQIDEAYGAWYDTVPYKSFAWSGSSTISLDTLGLLNWIAQYPAEHLSDATRKVLIHNNAYFWPSQVVNFWTAYNDTVTKKVAVSYSDSSFNPSHGPHDTLLVNDTIKAILVPPAGWMNGRTQGMFSNKTMFPGLSAWANDSVDPGFPSFVSNQIDSALKYVVAIRAGLYPGFMWDYTAGQPMFSWLWPLPNLAYSNVSLQTAGSDGYALGDLNQFPTQKAAWLAAGGLGLGVKPQVVSVPGKFELRNNYPNPFNPTTTISFTLNATGPASLKIYNVLGQLVMTVDEGVRNAGQLYTFNVNMDRFSSGVYFYTLQQATNSITKKMLLLK from the coding sequence ATGAAAACGATTTTCACTGCCCTTGTTCTATGCGCAGTGGCATTACTGGCTGCATCGCCCGGACAGCTGTTCGCCCAATCCGACACGATTTGGGTCGCAGCATCCCCGGCTGGTAACATTAACGATTTCATAGGCGGTGACACACTCGCGGACGGGAGCCGAGCTCATGCGAATGCGATCTACGCTCTTTACAGAGATTCCCTGTATTTCTATACTGCGACACTCGAGTCGAAGGGTCCTCTCACAATCGTTGCTCCCGATGGTGCAGGAGCGCCTCCAGTAATAGCGTCGGCTGTTTTGCCAGATGGCTCGACTGTGTGGACATTCCTTAACTCAGACAAAGGAAATCTCACGCTGAAAAACCTTTACTTGCTTGGTGTTGGACCGAACAACCAATGGCTAGGCTGGGGCAGCGCAGTCAACATCAACGGCGACAGCAGTAAGGTCGTTGTTGATGGCTGCGTATTCGACGAATGGAGCGATGGCGCCGTCGACCAGAACGGAAGCTGGGACAGTTTCTGGTTCACAAACAATTACTTCATCAACGACATTCACTCCTCGTCATACTTTGGTGGCCACGATTGGGAGTCGCATGGAGTGCCGACTGATACTATCATCATGGTCAACAATACTATGTTCAACGACAATTCGTATTCCTACTGTCCGACGGGCTACGTTAGATTTAATCGCTTTGAGCATAACACCGTCTGTTTGAACATGGTTAACCCGCAGAATGATTTCTTCGGGACCAATGAGATCGTCAGCAATAACATTTTCTATTCTACTTTGATGATCGGTCAGCAGATCGATGAAGCCTACGGCGCGTGGTACGACACTGTTCCCTACAAGTCATTCGCATGGAGCGGCTCGTCCACTATCAGTCTTGATACTCTCGGGTTGCTAAACTGGATTGCCCAATACCCTGCGGAGCACTTATCCGATGCTACTAGGAAAGTCCTCATCCACAACAATGCGTATTTCTGGCCCTCACAAGTTGTGAACTTCTGGACCGCCTATAACGACACGGTTACAAAGAAGGTAGCTGTGAGCTATTCCGATTCATCTTTCAACCCGAGCCATGGTCCTCACGACACGCTGCTCGTCAACGATACGATAAAAGCGATCCTGGTGCCGCCGGCTGGATGGATGAACGGCAGGACTCAAGGCATGTTCAGCAACAAAACTATGTTCCCTGGACTGAGCGCATGGGCAAACGACAGCGTTGACCCAGGATTTCCTTCGTTTGTTTCGAACCAGATTGATAGTGCTTTGAAATATGTTGTTGCGATCAGAGCCGGCCTGTACCCGGGCTTCATGTGGGACTACACTGCCGGTCAACCGATGTTCAGTTGGCTGTGGCCACTGCCGAATCTCGCGTACTCGAACGTCTCACTTCAAACCGCCGGTAGCGACGGGTACGCGCTTGGAGACCTGAACCAGTTCCCGACTCAGAAGGCGGCATGGCTGGCAGCAGGTGGACTTGGACTCGGAGTTAAACCTCAGGTTGTCTCCGTTCCCGGCAAGTTCGAGCTCAGGAACAATTATCCGAACCCGTTTAACCCGACCACTACAATCAGCTTCACGCTTAACGCAACCGGCCCGGCAAGCCTGAAGATCTATAATGTCCTCGGTCAGCTGGTGATGACTGTGGACGAAGGCGTAAGGAATGCGGGTCAGCTTTATACCTTCAATGTCAACATGGACAGATTCTCCAGCGGAGTATACTTCTACACGCTCCAGCAGGCGACTAATTCAATTACTAAAAAGATGCTCCTTCTGAAGTAG
- a CDS encoding TonB-dependent receptor — MNRALLRLLTSISILVFSICGAASASVSPSVQGTVKDAQTGEPLPGASVLLLGTSLGGSTDLNGKYTIKNVPPGKYTARATYIGYKSSTADIEVKEGTILTQDFSLEAVGIQGQAVIVTAQASGQNQAINQQLSSMQITNVVSAARIQELPDANAAESVARLPGISVLRTGGEADKVVIRGLDPKYNEVTINGVQMAGSDASDRSVDLSMISSNMLEGIDVTKTVTPDMDANVIGGVVNYDLREASMENPGVPKFSLLAQGAYNGLSDAYNKFNNYKYAASIENRFFNSRFGVFAQASLERRNLSDNELNAGYFANLQDPVNSYSVQNVQIDDIARDRLRGNGVVALDYKLPDGRILLSNFFSSGSTKTDDRQQFYNIAAGDVQDFNAIRTNGTLNTVTNLLSYEQQAWIFNVKAGLSHSYSETRDPADWTVSFINGSAGIPSSLRLGTNVDPKDIVKSANNNVNTSLLYTVQTQYTFTRERDFGGSLDLDTHLNLSDEITSVIKFGGKYQHQTRSYNTDFIDGESFTYASGAGIIKELAHAFPWVQTSADSTTILMASVSDPNFSYGKFLGGDYTMVHPLDFSRLQSMVDYMNAHQINQNINYNYDIGNSGQSDYSGQEDISAAYVMATVHIGPMVTIIPGVRYQQLRTDYLALQGERGPNPYSQYVAQTDTAITYHHYWLPDVLVRIKPTDWFDVRLAYTNTLSYPDYASLAPIVVVNLTANQIQWNGFELNPMRSTNYDAYFSFYDNTIGLFTVGAFLKQITDLIYQYTFTPTAAELVNYWPQWMTPPTGLRKGPTVAEYINNPYKINDYGMELDWQTHFWYLPGPLTGLVLNVNYTHIFSKAQYLVPLVTNQRTGESVPSGYYDPLLYQPDNIVNLTIGYDYRGFSVRVSSIYSAKIFTTPSQYPVIRASTSAYNRWDVALKQELPVQGLAVYCNLNNINGANDISVISSPNAVPRSEQSYDFMVELGLRYQL, encoded by the coding sequence ATGAATAGAGCCTTACTACGATTACTGACTTCTATTTCCATTCTCGTTTTTTCAATCTGCGGTGCAGCAAGTGCTTCAGTTAGTCCGAGCGTGCAAGGAACTGTAAAGGACGCTCAAACAGGCGAGCCGCTTCCGGGCGCAAGCGTTCTCCTTCTCGGCACGAGTCTCGGCGGCTCGACTGACCTGAATGGAAAGTACACGATCAAGAACGTCCCCCCGGGAAAGTACACCGCACGTGCGACTTACATCGGCTACAAATCTTCGACTGCAGATATTGAAGTGAAAGAAGGAACAATCCTCACTCAGGATTTCTCGCTCGAAGCTGTCGGCATCCAGGGCCAGGCTGTTATTGTAACAGCTCAGGCGAGCGGTCAGAACCAGGCGATCAACCAGCAGCTTTCATCGATGCAAATCACGAACGTAGTTTCTGCCGCCCGGATACAGGAGCTTCCCGATGCAAACGCTGCTGAATCCGTTGCCAGGCTTCCGGGTATATCGGTCCTCAGAACCGGAGGAGAAGCGGATAAAGTGGTCATCCGCGGACTCGATCCGAAGTATAATGAAGTCACCATAAATGGAGTTCAGATGGCCGGCTCGGATGCGAGTGACCGAAGCGTGGACCTGAGCATGATATCCTCGAACATGTTGGAGGGGATCGATGTCACCAAAACAGTTACCCCTGACATGGATGCGAACGTGATTGGAGGAGTTGTAAACTACGATCTTCGGGAGGCAAGCATGGAGAACCCCGGCGTTCCGAAATTCAGCCTCCTTGCCCAGGGAGCATACAACGGTCTGTCAGATGCCTATAACAAATTCAATAACTATAAATATGCTGCGTCCATCGAGAACAGATTTTTCAACAGCAGGTTTGGTGTTTTTGCGCAAGCATCACTCGAGAGACGAAATCTTTCCGACAATGAACTCAACGCGGGCTACTTTGCTAACCTGCAGGATCCAGTTAATTCGTACTCTGTTCAAAACGTTCAGATAGACGATATCGCCAGAGACAGGCTGAGAGGAAACGGAGTCGTTGCTCTCGACTACAAGCTGCCCGATGGAAGAATCCTTTTGTCCAACTTCTTCAGCAGCGGCAGTACAAAGACCGACGATCGACAGCAGTTCTATAATATTGCGGCGGGTGATGTCCAGGATTTTAATGCGATTAGAACCAATGGAACTTTGAATACGGTTACAAATCTCCTTAGCTACGAACAGCAGGCATGGATATTCAACGTCAAAGCAGGTTTGTCACATTCATATTCAGAGACCAGGGACCCGGCGGACTGGACGGTCAGCTTTATAAATGGCTCGGCCGGCATACCGAGCTCACTGCGCCTCGGTACTAATGTGGATCCCAAAGACATAGTGAAATCCGCGAACAACAATGTCAACACCAGTCTTCTCTATACAGTGCAGACTCAGTACACATTTACTCGCGAGCGGGACTTTGGAGGGTCCTTGGATCTCGATACGCACTTGAACCTGTCGGATGAAATCACCTCCGTAATCAAGTTTGGCGGAAAGTATCAGCATCAAACGCGATCATACAATACGGATTTCATCGATGGAGAATCATTTACTTACGCGAGCGGAGCAGGGATCATAAAAGAGTTGGCCCATGCTTTCCCCTGGGTTCAGACAAGCGCGGATAGTACTACCATCCTGATGGCTTCGGTTTCAGATCCGAACTTCAGCTACGGAAAATTTCTCGGTGGAGACTACACGATGGTTCATCCGCTGGACTTCTCTCGCCTGCAGTCGATGGTGGACTACATGAATGCCCATCAGATAAATCAAAACATAAATTATAATTACGACATCGGCAATTCCGGACAAAGCGATTATTCCGGCCAGGAAGATATAAGCGCCGCTTATGTGATGGCAACTGTCCATATCGGCCCGATGGTCACAATCATCCCGGGTGTCCGGTATCAACAGCTCAGGACCGATTATCTCGCGCTTCAGGGCGAACGCGGTCCCAATCCATACAGTCAGTACGTTGCCCAGACGGACACGGCAATAACTTATCATCATTACTGGCTCCCCGATGTCCTCGTTCGCATCAAGCCGACAGATTGGTTCGATGTGCGCCTCGCCTACACAAATACTTTGTCCTACCCGGACTACGCGTCCCTGGCTCCAATCGTCGTAGTCAACCTGACTGCCAACCAGATTCAGTGGAACGGTTTTGAATTGAATCCGATGAGGTCCACGAATTACGACGCATATTTTTCTTTTTACGATAACACAATCGGTCTCTTCACGGTCGGAGCTTTCTTAAAACAAATTACAGATTTGATTTACCAGTACACGTTCACTCCGACTGCCGCAGAACTGGTTAATTATTGGCCCCAATGGATGACCCCGCCTACAGGACTCAGGAAGGGACCCACAGTCGCCGAGTACATAAACAATCCATATAAGATCAACGATTATGGAATGGAACTCGATTGGCAGACGCACTTCTGGTATCTGCCTGGACCTCTCACGGGTTTAGTGCTGAACGTGAATTACACACATATTTTTTCAAAGGCGCAATACCTGGTACCGCTCGTGACTAACCAACGAACCGGTGAGAGTGTCCCGTCGGGATACTATGATCCGCTTCTTTATCAGCCCGACAATATTGTAAACCTGACAATCGGTTATGACTACAGAGGATTCTCAGTCCGGGTATCTTCAATTTATTCGGCCAAGATTTTCACGACTCCGAGTCAATACCCTGTAATTCGTGCTTCAACTTCAGCATACAATCGGTGGGATGTCGCGCTGAAACAGGAATTGCCGGTGCAAGGACTCGCGGTCTACTGTAATCTGAATAATATCAATGGAGCCAACGATATCAGCGTGATATCATCACCAAATGCAGTGCCGAGAAGCGAACAAAGTTATGATTTCATGGTTGAACTTGGGCTTCGTTATCAACTGTAG